One Cucurbita pepo subsp. pepo cultivar mu-cu-16 chromosome LG09, ASM280686v2, whole genome shotgun sequence DNA window includes the following coding sequences:
- the LOC111801455 gene encoding pentatricopeptide repeat-containing protein At1g28690, mitochondrial, translating into MKNGRFQPITRRIFSSLSDSLPSAAATQTSNQTSTILASALQHYINSDDPSPGQKLHSHILKSGFIPNTSISIKLLILHLKCNSLKYARQVFDELPQKTLSAYNYMISGYIKVGKVAESFSLVRELIISGERLDGYTFSMILKASTCARNDSVLRCLGRVVHAQILKSDVSPDDVLYTALIDSYVKNGDVYFARIVFDMMLQNNVICSTSMISGYMNQGLVQDAEEIFMKTVEKDIVVFNAMIEGYSKTLEHAKKSLEVYIDMQRLCFSPNISTFSSVIGACSVLAAFEAGQQIQCQLMKTKFFTDIRMGSALIDMHSKCGRTEDARRVFDQMPERNVFSWTSMIDGYGKNGYPNEALELFCIMQEKHQIQPNFVTFLSALSACAHGGLVEKGQDIFESMERDYSLKPKLEHYACMVDLLGRAGSLHQAWEFIMQMPEPPNSDVWAALLSSAKLHGNIEMACIAANELFKLNADSRPGAYVALSNTFAEAGKWDNVSELREVMKMRRVKCKGSSWVGADGSL; encoded by the coding sequence ATGAAAAATGGCAGATTTCAACCTATTACGCGCCGGATTTTCTCATCACTCAGCGATTCTCTTCCCTCCGCCGCCGCAACCCAAACTTCGAACCAAACATCCACCATTTTAGCATCAGCCCTGCAACATTACATCAATTCCGACGACCCTTCTCCCGGTCAGAAGCTCCATTCCCATATTCTCAAATCCGGGTTCATACCCAATACAAGTATCTCCATTAAACTACTCATACTCCACCTGAAATGTAACTCATTGAAGTATGCACGCCAGGTGTTCGACGAATTGCCTCAAAAGACACTTTCCGCATACAATTATATGATAAGTGGGTATATAAAGGTGGGAAAAGTTGCTGAATCGTTTTCTTTGGTTCGTGAGCTCATAATTTCCGGTGAAAGGCTCGATGGGTATACATTTTCAATGATTTTAAAAGCGTCTACTTGTGCACGTAATGACTCTGTTCTGCGTTGTTTAGGAAGGGTGGTTCATGCCCAGATATTGAAGTCGGATGTATCACCAGATGATGTGCTTTACACTGCGCTTATTGACTCGTACGTTAAAAATGGCGACGTTTATTTTGCTAGGATTGTGTTTGATATGATGTTGCAAAATAATGTGATATGTTCGACATCGATGATTTCGGGATATATGAATCAGGGGTTGGTTCAAGATGCTGAAGAGATTTTTATGAAGACTGTTGAAAAGGATATAGTTGTATTCAATGCAATGATTGAAGGTTATAGTAAAACGCTTGAACATGCCAAGAAATCGCTCGAGGTTTACATTGACATGCAACGTTTGTGTTTTTCACCGAATATTTCGACGTTTTCGAGTGTGATCGGTGCTTGTTCGGTGTTGGCAGCATTTGAAGCAGGCCAACAAATTCAATGTCAACTTATGAAGACTAAATTCTTCACAGATATCAGAATGGGAAGTGCTCTTATAGACATGCACTCCAAATGTGGAAGAACGGAGGACGCTCGTCGAGTTTTCGACCAAATGCCGGAGAGAAATGTCTTCTCATGGACGTCTATGATAGATGGATATGGAAAAAATGGATATCCAAATGAAGCACTAGAGCTTTTTTGCATTATGCAAGAGAAACACCAGATTCAGCCGAACTTCGTTACCTTTCTGAGCGCTCTCTCGGCTTGTGCACACGGAGGGCTAGTAGAGAAGGGGcaggatatttttgaaagcATGGAGAGAGACTACTCATTGAAACCAAAATTGGAGCATTATGCATGTATGGTTGATCTACTGGGACGTGCAGGAAGTTTGCATCAAGCATGGGAATTCATTATGCAAATGCCTGAGCCTCCCAATTCTGATGTATGGGCAGCTCTACTGAGCTCAGCTAAGCTTCATGGCAACATTGAAATGGCCTGCATAGCTGCTAATGAACTATTTAAGCTGAATGCTGACAGTCGGCCAGGAGCTTATGTTGCCTTGTCTAATACCTTTGCAGAAGCTGGGAAATGGGACAATGTTAGTGAACTGAGAGAGGTTATGAAGATGAGAAGAGTTAAATGCAAAGGCAGCAGTTGGGTGGGGGCTGATGGCAGCTTATAA
- the LOC111801456 gene encoding uncharacterized protein LOC111801456 translates to MCCCCCEDCNCRPLGFLLGLPFAFLALFVGFVGIIIWIFGSVLSCICPCCLCVTVAVEFALALINVPILVMKWFTSKIPC, encoded by the exons ATGTGCTGCTGCTGTTGTGAGGACTGTAACTGCAGGCCTCTCGGCTTTCTTCTCGGCCTGCCATTCGCCTTCCTCGCCCTCTTTGTTGGATTTGTCggtattattatttggatCTTTGG ATCGGTGCTCAGTTGCATATGTCCTTGCTGCTTGTGTGTGACTGTGGCAGTTGAATTTGCATTGGCTTTGATCAATGTTCCAATTCTTGTCATGAAATGGTTCACCTCCAAAATCCCATGTTAG